ACCATTTGCAGTGCTCAGCTGTTTTAAGAAATTGtttatcctaaaaaaaaaacgaaaatcTGCAAGAAAGGGCTTATGTGTGAGTACCACAGATATGTTAAGGATGTTggtatattttttaatatatatactgACACGTATATCACTATCACATCAGCAACATCACAGACTAGATACTGTGCTCTGAGCTCAGTACAGTAATGCTTGTAGCAGTGAATTACTTTTAAATGCTGAATCCTCTCATGTGGGGGGAATTAAAGGCGGTAAAAAGGCACAGCTACCAGAGGGAGATAAATATTATCAAGATGATTGTCAAGTCAAACGGGATGAGCAGGACTCAGTAGTTTGTGGTTGCAGTGTGTCCatcaatgataaaaaaacaacaacaacctggcATGAGTCCCACAGAGGATCAAAAGGTGTGTGCTGAGTGAAGCAGTTTTATGTCATGTGTGAAGAAGAACTGGCTTGTGTGGGAGGGTGACAAGATGAGATGGGATATAGCTTTTAGGAACCCTGTTTGTCTCACTGGTGTCTGGTCAAACTCTTCTCTCACTTCACATGCAGACACCTTATCCCAGAGGGGTAAGAAGATGCCGTAACCAGAAGCATCCATCAGTCACAGGCTTTCAGGCTGTAAAACCAAGTTGACCAAATTGAGTTTAATCTGAACCATTTGCCTGAAAGTATGACCTTTGACTTGTCCTGGACTTCTCTTCAACTTTAGGAGCTTCCAGACATGATTCCTGTCTTGACGAAACACTtatacaaataacacaaatgtTTTCCACTGCAGGTGAGGAGCATAGCTGTGAGTCACACCTTCAAGATCGACAAGGCCCGTCAAGAGCTGGGTTACTGCCCAAAGCCCTACAGCCTGACAGACTCCGTGGAGCAGTACCTGAAGTCCAGACAGCCTAGCTCCAGCTTCGCTCTTTTCAGCCTCTCCTGGACCTCCCGGCAGCCTCAAcacctcctcctgctgctgctgatgggcCTCAGCCTGCTGCTACTGATGCTATCCTGCATACTTTGTCAGAACTAAACTATACTCACTGGATAAGTACTGGATGGACAGCTGTGCAACAAGCTGCTTCAAATTTATATGGAATGTAAATGTTTGATGGTGTATTCTCACCACATGTGACTTATTATCTCACCACATGTGACTTATTATCTCACCACATGTGACTTATTAATGAAACCCaccaaatgcaataaaatataCCCTAAAAATAAGTCTTCAAAATGTAAGGTTATATAATAATTTGTTCTACCTTCTTGATGTTGGTGTATATCTGtctaatttccaaaagatgaaaACTGAGTTGTGGGAATGTTATTGATTTCTCTACAGTTttgatttcataaaaaaatctaactttgtactacaaatattataaatttaAATGCTTGTATTTAAAGTATGCTTCCAGGTGTTATGGTTAAGCTCTGCTGTGATTTGCACATCTTTAGTTTAATTGTTAATTAGTAATTTTGTACACttttagaaataaaatcaataagTAACTACAATAAGCACATTTTTAAGTGTTACCTTTCCtatactttaataaaaaaaggcatcattttttgttgaaaatcCAGATCTATGAATTTTAACGTGTACAGGATTTTTGTCTACATGCAGCCTGCAGGCTGCCAGTAGAGTGTGCTCTTGTACTGCCAACGATTTTCCTTGTGGTATTTAGTATTTTGTAGCAGCGAAATGAGCCATACAGGCGAAGATGAATAATGTGTTCAAGTAACCAAGTTTTTAAGTTTATGTTGACTTGCTTTGATTTATCATGTGCATGCTTCGGGGtccatcaattaaaaaaaaatactggcagcggtgggattcgaacccacgccATCGAAatgactggagcctaaatccagcgccttagaccactcggccacgctACCCCTACGTAATCTTCACACAAAGTGGAATTAAAAAACTTATCCATTTTCGAGctataaaaaatatacaatcTATTTAATTTGACAAACTAATGCGAAATACTCTCcctgaaaaatgaaaattgtgGAAGCTAGCATTTGTGATATGAAATATTGATCGGAGGCAAGTGCATTTGAAATTATGCAACAGTCAGTTCCTATGAAACTGTGGTCTGGGAAACTTCAtgagcagaaagagagagagagagatagagagatagaaagagagagagagagagagagagagagagagtaaagtcTGTAGtaaaatgtgatgtgatgttGCATGCATGGTGATGTCAACGTATTTGAGACATGACATTACTCTTACCACCTCCCATAAGTTTGTCAGAGCATCTTTTATGTAGCGTACCCCTCAAATGCCCTTATTGGAGAAGGATCTGTAGGTAACGTTACTCTTACAGCAAGTAGTTGTTGATATGTTTCTACTGCCAGTGCTGCTAGTAGATTTTTCGCGTCTGTTTAGGCTAATGCTAACCAAGCTAGCCACTAAACTACCTAGCTGTGTGAGGCTAATGTGTTGCTAATATATCATTTAAAGTAACTTCACTGTTGGCCAGcgttattttactttttggctgagtctttttacttttgttctTATGGACTCTATTTCTATGTCTATTAAATGAAATAATCACTTAGAATGACGTAATCTTTCACTGCTGAAATGTTGAAAATCGCTGCCATGACAGATAATGTAACTTATTTGACAGCTATTCTATCCTTTTGTCAGTCTAGTTTCctacagatttatttttttatttttttacatgtttggTCTAACTCCTGAGATAGACCTTTGCTGATTACTATGCTAATGCTTTGTAAGATTTCTGCCTGTTTGCTTATGGTCTTGCCAAGACCTGCCCCCTTTAGGCAAGCTGGTATGCAATCCCCTTGTTTGGAGGTTTATTGGATTTGAAAGCAGGGTGGGTAAATCCCAGTTATGTAAAATCTAATTATGAAAAGACACAAAGCCCCATTAATGGTTTGATGGGCCATGGAGTACACTGGGAGATGGAGGTCTTGAAAAATGAGTTCTGTGGGAAAGAAAATGCTTcactgctgttgtgttttttaaatttgtttttacaacacACTGCAGGGAGGACAGGCTAAAACATCTCAGCACACGCAAATTATGTAGTGATGCTATCTCATTTGTTACATGCTACAGTGCCCACAATTCAGCTTTTACTGTAGATGCACTCACTGATGATGTTTGCACATGAAGAAAACTCAAAAGGCTCTtgcattaatgtttttaatactTAGCAGTTTCACAACTTCAAAACAGCATATTGCTAAATGCCATACTtaagcatctttttttttttacatgagcATCAAAGCACATGGAAAGTGAAAGTACATTGAGAACCTCACTACTCAAACctaaaaatttaactttttattgaAGTCTTTCCATTGTTTATGGTAACCTGATCAACACAATTTAGTTTATATTAAGAGCCCGAAACGTCCAAGTCAGAAGAAACATCTGACAAagtatattgtttttaaatgaaggaaCATTTACGTTTGcttctctattttttttaatcacctgTGTCAGACAAAATATTTACATCCACAAAATAAGCACCTCAGTGTACAATTACTTTCACTTCCAGTCAATCTACCTGACCAATCCGCTCAGCATATTtcacaacaaagaaaataaatataatttaatcttcactaaaccttttttttttaaataaataaaagtcaaaTGTGATTCAGTCAAAAATAGTGCAGAGCTGTTGTGTGTCCCACTGGCAGAGACAGTTGTCAGAAGCggtacagacagaaaacagaagcaCATACGAGTTCTCTAGTGACACGCCAGCGACCCACATTGGTGAATTGCAACTACAAAACCAACTCACATTAGCTGTTAAGCGAATTATCATAAACTCCTGAGATTTTAGTCATTGCATAGCTACAGTTTTTCATCCTATTACAACATGTCAACAATCCGGTTAGCATAAGCCATGCATAAAAGCTATAACATCTtatataaatacacaaacaatattccatgtgtgcatttctctccCAAGCACCAGATGATTAAGTGGCCAAAGAATGAACATTACATAAACACTGAGTACTGTTGGAGGTGGACATAATGAAATGTACTGGGGATTACATTTCAATGGAATTGTACTTTTACTGTACAATTTTTATGTGACAATGAAATTGATTCATACTTTTTATTACCTGAGGATCTGATAGTATATATTATTCTACCTATAAATATATCCCCATACAGTAATTCCTTATCATctattgttttctgtatttgtttttatttatttattttttttacaaatttgttGTTCATCTTTGGAATGCATTCTTACTTCAAATCACACAGCTGCTTTAAGTAACATGtattataacacatttttgATAAAGATGTAATAGTAACAGTGctgaccaaaaaaaacataggtGTGTTAAAATGACAGGAGATAAAAGGATTACAGCATGTGaaagatattgcaattgcaaccTCTAGATATTTCTGTTGCAAAGCAACCTCCAAGTTTCTCCTGTGTCAAAAACTTTGATGGACACAAACAAGTGCAAATCTCAGGATTATGAATAGTACAATCATCTGGCAAAGCCATGGTCATCACTGTCCTTGACTGGACTTCTGTTGTTGCTGAGGTCCTCTTTGGTCTTTTGGATACAGGTGAAGATCTCCTTGAAGAGAGCCTTGTATTCGGGCTGCTGGCTGTCTTCAAGAAACACGGTCAGATTAGACAGAGCAGCTGAGGACCGGCGGCGGGTCCGGCTGCCCCCAAAGGGACTGTTAGATGTCTGGATGGCTTTATGGCTGGGCCCGTCTGCCTGCTGGCACCGCCGCAGCAGCTCGTCATATTTCACCtagacaacaaacacatattttaaGGAAGTGTATACCTTTCCTTTTTACTGCTGTGTACACTCTACATTCCCAGTAAAGGAAAGcattttttgaaaacaatgtgaagATTGAAATTCTGCAACAAACCTAATTGACAAAGAATAAATACTTTTTCAGAATATTTTTCTTGCATAAGTTGTACCAGTCGTGCTATAAATACGCCACCTGCAGTGCGCTGTACTGTGCGTCCACCTCGTTGAGCAGAGAGATGCCCCTCTGTTTTACCGCTTCCGTTCGCCTTATACACAGCTGCTCGTGACCACGCCGAATCTCGTCTGGGTCAGTCGCTCTCAAAACGCTGTCACTGTTACACCTCTGCCAGATGtatcttctctgcttctcatcCTTTCCTACCTTCTCCTCCATCTCATCCTGCCCCTGTCTTTCTTCTGAGGCAAAGAATACTGTTTCGGGCAACTGCAGCTGGTCCGGTCTTCTGACACTGGTAGGAGTAGAGGGGACAAAGGGGCTTAAGTTAAGTTTCAAGTCAagtattttgagaaattacaccCGTTAtaggtttgtttttgtgatgcGTATCAAATGTTTCACCGAGTGTCAGTCATAAAAATGGAGCCAAAATACTTTGACAATCTGAATTTGTAGTTAGTATATAAGTCAGGCATACCTGTTGGCGCAGTCAGCACGCCACAGAAGCCGCAGCTGCTCCACTTCGTCCTCCAGCTCCCTCTGCCTGACTCGGCAGCCGGCCAGCACGGccagctgctgctccaggtCTATGTTCTCCTTGGATGTCAACTCAATCTCACGCTCTGCAGCCTCCCTGCGGCTCCGCTCCACAGCAATCTGACTCTTAAGGGTCTGGACAGAGCGCTGGAGAGCCGCGTTCTCCACCTCCGGGTCTTGGCGTCTGTCTCGGTCATAGAAAGAGCACTGCGGTGACCAGAGTCCATCCACATGCAGACCATTGTGGGCTAGATTCCTGAGCCAGGACAGTGAAATGTCAGTAAGTGAGTAACAAAATAGctttttcagaataaaactAACACTGAGATCACAATACATGAATACTGTAGTTGCATTCAAATGTACAAAGAGGTGTAGCCAAGAGTATAAATCCtcgttttgtccctttttacaGTTTCAGTTTGATTCAGTCACTAAACCATCTATTAACGGTGTCCAGTAGAGTGATTTGTCAAATCATTTAATCTATGCTTTTAATGCAGTTAAGGAGAAGgctctttgtaaaaaaaaaaaaaaaacaaggttacTGTATTGGAGTGATACATGTCAGGTCTCTATCAAAGAAACTAAAACGTGATTATAAGGTAATACAGTTATAATGTAgcaatttaaaacaacaaattgaatGTTTGGTTATATTCATATGCTATGTTAGACCTCTTTATTGTTTGCACTACTGAAACAAAACCTACGTTTTTGGGTGCTGCCATAACATGTTTTCTCTATACATAAACAGGaacaaatgttttgttgacCCTCAAACAATAAGCTCTCTCTAAAGTACATTAAACAAGtggcatgtatgtatgtatttatgtatgtatgagcACACTGATGACAATGGAAGAGGATTAACTTCCTCCTCCTTTGGATAAGGAGGTCTGGCCTGGCTCTGGCTGACCTGTAGGTGTCCAGTCAGCTTACAGGGGGCTGAGACAGCAGTGCGCTGTACAGCAGAACATGTGcaatgacacacacatgaaaTACCTGTCATGGTGTAAGTCATATAGCTCTTTGATACAGGACACACTCTGTGCTCCAAGGTTGCGTCGTTGCTCTGCCAGCTCTCTTTTGTTTCGCACTTCCTGGGCAGTTTTTAGCTCTTCCACTTGAGTCTGCAGGTCATCCATGTAGGTTTGAAGCCCTTCAATGGTCTCTGTTAGACTGAAGgggaaagaggagaaagaagaatGTGGCAATGAGGTTCTGCACCTAATCCGATATGTGATATATAAGTatgtaaaacataatttaaaaggcaAATTCACTGATAACAGGTAGACAGACCTGTGGATCTTCTGCTGTGCTAGACG
The nucleotide sequence above comes from Etheostoma spectabile isolate EspeVRDwgs_2016 chromosome 15, UIUC_Espe_1.0, whole genome shotgun sequence. Encoded proteins:
- the cdr2a gene encoding cerebellar degeneration-related protein 2; amino-acid sequence: MSATYRVLGCICHVAVDNRTDSRTLTARMQFTFLHTRWWTADNFKLLHTLRHAPVCQASLEVEPLTHSLRGCKMLTDMILEEEFDKNGEAWYDPQDLEHDLHLAAELGKTLLDRNHELEQALQQMYSTNQEQLQEIEYLTKQVDLLRQMNDQQAKGYEQLDVAARDLEHGNQRLVQDNRLAQQKIHSLTETIEGLQTYMDDLQTQVEELKTAQEVRNKRELAEQRRNLGAQSVSCIKELYDLHHDRNLAHNGLHVDGLWSPQCSFYDRDRRQDPEVENAALQRSVQTLKSQIAVERSRREAAEREIELTSKENIDLEQQLAVLAGCRVRQRELEDEVEQLRLLWRADCANSVRRPDQLQLPETVFFASEERQGQDEMEEKVGKDEKQRRYIWQRCNSDSVLRATDPDEIRRGHEQLCIRRTEAVKQRGISLLNEVDAQYSALQVKYDELLRRCQQADGPSHKAIQTSNSPFGGSRTRRRSSAALSNLTVFLEDSQQPEYKALFKEIFTCIQKTKEDLSNNRSPVKDSDDHGFAR